The proteins below come from a single Pseudomonas chlororaphis genomic window:
- the rimO gene encoding ribosomal protein S12 methylthiotransferase (catalyzes the methylthiolation of an aspartic acid residue of the S12 protein of the 30S ribosomal subunit): MSTTTAPANPKVGFVSLGCPKALVDSERILTQLRMEGYDVVSTYQDADVVVVNTCGFIDSAKAESLEVIGEAIKENGKVIVTGCMGVEEGNIREVHPSVLAVTGPQQYEQVVNAVHEVVPPKQDHNPLIDLVPPQGIKLTPRHYAYLKISEGCNHSCSFCIIPSMRGKLVSRPVGDVLDEAQRLVKAGVKELLVISQDTSAYGVDVKYRTGFWNGAPVKTRMTELCEALSTLGVWVRLHYVYPYPHVDELIPLMAAGKILPYLDIPFQHASPKVLKAMKRPAFEDKTLARIKNWREICPELIIRSTFIVGFPGETEEDFQYLLDWLTEAQLDRVGCFQYSPVEGAPANDLNLDVVPDDVKQDRWERFMAHQQAISSARLQMRIGREIEVLVDEVDEQGAVGRCFFDAPEIDGNVFIDNGSHLKPGDKVWCKVTDADEYDLWAEQIN; the protein is encoded by the coding sequence ATGTCCACCACTACCGCGCCAGCCAACCCGAAGGTTGGCTTCGTTTCCCTGGGTTGCCCGAAGGCTCTGGTCGACTCCGAGCGCATCCTGACCCAGCTGCGCATGGAAGGCTATGACGTCGTGTCCACGTACCAGGACGCCGACGTGGTAGTGGTCAACACTTGTGGCTTCATCGATTCGGCCAAGGCCGAGTCCCTGGAAGTGATCGGCGAAGCCATCAAGGAAAACGGCAAAGTCATCGTCACCGGCTGCATGGGCGTGGAAGAAGGCAACATCCGCGAAGTGCACCCCAGCGTGCTGGCGGTGACCGGCCCGCAGCAGTACGAGCAGGTGGTCAACGCCGTGCACGAGGTGGTGCCCCCGAAACAGGACCATAACCCGCTGATCGACCTGGTGCCGCCGCAAGGCATCAAGCTGACCCCGCGCCACTATGCCTACCTGAAGATTTCCGAAGGCTGCAACCACAGCTGCAGCTTCTGCATCATCCCGTCGATGCGCGGCAAGCTGGTGAGCCGCCCGGTGGGCGACGTGCTCGATGAAGCCCAGCGCCTGGTCAAGGCCGGCGTCAAGGAACTGCTGGTAATTTCCCAGGACACCAGCGCCTACGGCGTCGACGTGAAGTACCGCACCGGGTTCTGGAACGGCGCGCCGGTGAAAACCCGCATGACCGAACTGTGCGAGGCCCTCAGCACCCTCGGCGTCTGGGTTCGCCTGCATTACGTCTACCCGTACCCGCACGTCGACGAACTGATCCCGCTGATGGCCGCCGGCAAGATCCTGCCGTACCTGGACATCCCGTTCCAGCACGCCAGCCCGAAAGTGCTCAAGGCCATGAAACGCCCGGCGTTCGAAGACAAGACCCTGGCCCGGATCAAGAACTGGCGGGAAATCTGCCCGGAGCTGATCATCCGCTCCACGTTCATCGTCGGCTTCCCCGGCGAAACCGAAGAAGACTTCCAGTACCTGCTGGATTGGCTGACCGAAGCCCAGCTCGACCGCGTCGGCTGCTTCCAGTACTCCCCGGTCGAAGGCGCGCCCGCCAACGACCTGAACCTGGACGTGGTGCCGGACGACGTCAAGCAGGACCGCTGGGAACGCTTCATGGCGCACCAGCAGGCCATCAGCTCGGCCCGCCTGCAAATGCGCATCGGCCGTGAGATCGAAGTGCTGGTGGATGAAGTCGACGAACAGGGAGCCGTGGGCCGCTGCTTCTTCGACGCCCCGGAAATCGACGGCAACGTCTTCATCGACAACGGCAGCCACCTCAAGCCAGGCGACAAGGTCTGGTGCAAGGTGACCGACGCCGATGAGTACGACTTGTGGGCTGAGCAGATCAACTGA
- a CDS encoding potassium transporter Kup — translation MGHASSQAAGAEHSAAKPLSMLVAAVGVVYGDIGTSPLYTLKEVFSGGYGVAVNHDGVLGILSLIFWSLIWVVSIKYMMFVLRADNQGEGGIMALTALARRAAAGRARLRTFLVICGLIGAALFYGDSMITPAISVLSAIEGLGLAFEGIDHWVVPLSLVVLVGLFIIQRHGTARIGILFGPIMVTWFLVLGALGVYGISQHPEVLQAVNPAWAVRFFLVHPGMGVAILGAVVLALTGAEALYADMGHFGRKPIARAWFILVLPALVLNYFGQGALLLGDPEAARNPFYLLAPSWALIPLVGLSTLATVIASQAVISGAFSLTRQAIQLGYIPRMYIQHTSSAEQGQIYIGAVNWSLMVGVVLLVLGFESSGALASAYGVAVTGTMLMTTILVSAVMLLLWKWPPLLAVPVLLGFLLVDGLYFAANVPKIIQGGAFPVVAGIALFVLMTTWKRGKQLLVERLDEGALPLPIFISSIRVQPPHRVQGTAVFLTARSDAVPHALLHNLLHNQVLHEQVVLLTVVYEDIPRVPPQRRFEVDAYGEGFFRVILHFGFTDEPDVPLALKLCHLDDLDFSPMRTTYFLSRETVIASKLEGMARWRELLFAFLLKNANGNLRFFNLPVNRVIELGTQVEM, via the coding sequence ATGGGTCATGCAAGTAGTCAGGCGGCGGGTGCCGAGCATTCGGCAGCGAAGCCGCTGAGCATGCTGGTGGCGGCGGTCGGAGTGGTTTATGGCGACATCGGCACAAGTCCCTTGTACACCCTCAAAGAAGTGTTTTCCGGCGGCTACGGCGTGGCGGTCAACCATGACGGCGTGCTGGGCATCCTGTCGTTGATCTTCTGGTCGCTGATCTGGGTCGTGTCGATCAAGTACATGATGTTCGTCCTGCGGGCCGACAACCAGGGCGAGGGTGGGATCATGGCGCTCACTGCCCTGGCACGGCGGGCCGCAGCGGGGCGGGCGCGGTTGCGGACCTTTCTGGTGATCTGCGGCCTGATCGGCGCAGCGCTGTTCTACGGCGACAGCATGATCACCCCGGCGATCTCCGTGCTCTCGGCGATCGAAGGCCTTGGCCTGGCGTTCGAGGGCATCGACCACTGGGTGGTGCCGCTGTCGTTGGTGGTGCTGGTGGGGCTTTTCATTATCCAGCGTCACGGTACGGCGCGGATCGGCATCCTGTTCGGCCCGATCATGGTGACCTGGTTCCTGGTGCTCGGCGCCCTGGGGGTCTATGGCATCAGCCAGCACCCGGAAGTGCTGCAGGCGGTTAACCCGGCCTGGGCCGTGCGTTTCTTCCTCGTGCATCCCGGCATGGGCGTGGCAATCCTCGGTGCCGTGGTGCTGGCGCTGACCGGCGCCGAAGCGCTATACGCCGACATGGGCCATTTCGGTCGCAAACCGATCGCACGCGCCTGGTTCATCCTGGTGCTGCCGGCGCTGGTGCTCAACTACTTCGGTCAGGGTGCATTGCTGCTGGGCGACCCGGAAGCGGCGCGCAACCCGTTCTACCTGTTGGCGCCAAGCTGGGCGTTGATCCCGTTGGTGGGCCTGTCGACCCTGGCCACGGTGATCGCTTCGCAAGCCGTGATTTCCGGGGCGTTTTCCCTGACGCGCCAGGCGATCCAGCTCGGCTACATCCCGCGCATGTACATCCAGCACACCTCCAGCGCCGAACAAGGCCAGATCTACATCGGCGCGGTGAACTGGTCGCTGATGGTGGGCGTGGTCCTGCTGGTGCTGGGCTTTGAGTCCTCCGGTGCCCTGGCCTCGGCCTATGGCGTGGCGGTGACCGGCACCATGTTGATGACCACGATCCTGGTCTCGGCCGTGATGCTGCTGTTGTGGAAGTGGCCACCGCTGTTGGCGGTGCCGGTGTTGCTCGGTTTTCTCCTGGTGGACGGCCTGTATTTTGCCGCCAACGTGCCGAAGATCATCCAGGGCGGCGCCTTCCCGGTTGTTGCCGGTATTGCCCTGTTCGTGCTGATGACCACTTGGAAGCGCGGCAAGCAGTTGCTGGTGGAGCGTCTGGACGAAGGCGCGCTGCCGTTGCCGATCTTCATCAGCAGCATCCGCGTGCAGCCACCGCACCGTGTGCAGGGCACCGCCGTGTTCCTGACCGCGCGGTCCGACGCGGTGCCCCATGCGCTGTTGCACAACCTGCTGCATAACCAGGTGCTGCACGAGCAGGTGGTGTTGCTGACGGTGGTCTACGAAGACATTCCCCGGGTTCCGCCGCAACGGCGCTTCGAGGTCGATGCCTATGGTGAAGGGTTCTTCCGGGTGATCCTGCACTTTGGCTTCACCGACGAGCCGGATGTGCCGCTGGCGCTCAAGCTCTGCCATCTGGATGACCTGGACTTCAGCCCGATGCGCACCACCTACTTCCTCAGCCGCGAGACGGTCATCGCCTCCAAGCTCGAGGGCATGGCCCGCTGGCGCGAGTTGCTGTTCGCCTTCTTGCTGAAGAACGCGAACGGCAACCTGCGCTTCTTCAACCTGCCGGTGAACCGGGTGATCGAGCTGGGGACGCAGGTCGAGATGTAG
- a CDS encoding RNA-binding protein S4: MTDPIRLSKRLIELVGCSRREAELFIEGGWVTVDGEVIDEPQFKVTTEKVALDPEAKATAPEPVTLLLNVPAGLDVDTAMASLGPQTLSEEHRFGKRPLKGHFLRLTASADLQANASGLLVFTQDWKVLRKLTADAAKIEQEYVVEVEGEMVAHGLNRLNHGLTYKGKELPAVKASWQNENRLRFAMKNPQPGVIALFCQAVGLKVVAMRRIRIGGVSIGKVPLGQWRYLSAKEKF; the protein is encoded by the coding sequence ATGACTGACCCGATTCGTCTCTCCAAACGCCTCATCGAACTCGTCGGCTGTTCTCGTCGCGAGGCTGAGCTGTTCATCGAGGGCGGCTGGGTCACCGTGGACGGTGAAGTGATCGATGAACCGCAGTTCAAGGTCACCACCGAAAAGGTCGCGCTCGACCCCGAGGCCAAGGCCACCGCGCCGGAGCCGGTCACCCTGCTGCTGAACGTTCCCGCCGGCCTGGACGTCGACACCGCCATGGCATCCCTGGGACCGCAGACCCTGAGCGAAGAACATCGCTTCGGCAAGCGGCCGCTCAAGGGCCACTTCCTGCGCCTGACCGCCAGCGCCGACCTGCAAGCCAATGCCAGCGGGCTGCTGGTGTTCACCCAGGATTGGAAAGTCCTGCGCAAGCTCACCGCCGATGCCGCCAAGATCGAACAGGAATACGTAGTGGAAGTCGAAGGCGAGATGGTCGCCCACGGCCTCAACCGCCTGAACCATGGCCTGACCTACAAGGGCAAGGAGCTGCCGGCGGTCAAGGCCAGTTGGCAGAACGAAAACCGTCTGCGCTTCGCCATGAAGAACCCGCAACCGGGCGTGATCGCGCTGTTCTGCCAGGCCGTCGGCCTCAAGGTGGTCGCCATGCGCCGCATTCGCATCGGCGGCGTGTCCATCGGCAAGGTGCCGCTGGGCCAATGGCGTTACCTGTCCGCAAAAGAAAAGTTCTAA
- a CDS encoding recombinase RecX — MTVVLDTLVAVRRTAMDLLARREHGRVELTRKLRQRGAPDELIDTALDRLTEEGLLSEARYLESFVSYRARSGYGPLRIREELGQRGLQRPDIELALRESGIDWQEQLTDTWRRKFSGHLPIDARERAKQGRFLAYRGYSMEMINRLFSGRGLDD, encoded by the coding sequence ATGACCGTCGTACTCGATACCCTCGTCGCGGTGCGGCGAACGGCGATGGATCTGCTTGCCAGGCGCGAGCACGGGCGGGTCGAGCTGACGCGTAAGCTGCGTCAGCGCGGTGCGCCCGATGAGTTGATCGACACGGCCCTCGACCGTTTGACCGAGGAAGGCCTGCTGTCGGAAGCTCGCTACCTTGAAAGCTTTGTCTCGTATCGCGCCCGCTCCGGTTACGGTCCGTTGCGAATTCGCGAGGAGCTGGGCCAACGGGGTTTGCAACGCCCCGATATCGAACTCGCCCTGCGCGAAAGCGGTATCGATTGGCAAGAGCAATTGACGGACACCTGGCGCCGCAAGTTTTCCGGGCATTTGCCCATCGATGCACGGGAACGCGCTAAGCAAGGGCGATTTCTGGCATATCGGGGGTATTCCATGGAGATGATCAACCGTTTGTTCAGCGGTCGCGGTCTGGATGATTGA
- a CDS encoding DTW protein, producing MKHAPNAVACLRDQRIDEGIKPLQARGWRAPRCSACRVIESHCLCAWRPTVETRSGVCLIMTNKEVFKPSNTGWLIADVVRDNHAFIWSRTEVDKQLLALLNDPQWQPYLVFPGEYVEPSRVTHTVDLDHARRPLFILLDATWTEARKIFRKSPYFDRLPILSLLPDRLSRYRLRRSTRSEHLCTAEVAALCLELAGDSDAASALDAYFDVFSQHYLGAKRQQAVNVSTPAHAELQPFIRTAPAVLAQ from the coding sequence ATGAAACATGCCCCCAACGCCGTCGCCTGCCTGCGCGACCAGCGTATCGATGAAGGCATCAAGCCGCTCCAGGCTCGTGGCTGGCGGGCTCCCCGTTGCAGCGCCTGCCGGGTGATCGAGAGTCATTGCCTGTGTGCCTGGCGGCCGACTGTCGAGACCCGTTCCGGGGTCTGCCTGATCATGACCAACAAGGAAGTGTTCAAGCCGAGCAACACCGGTTGGCTGATTGCCGACGTGGTGCGCGACAATCACGCGTTCATCTGGTCGCGTACCGAGGTCGACAAACAACTGCTGGCGCTGCTGAACGACCCGCAATGGCAACCCTACCTGGTGTTTCCGGGCGAGTACGTCGAGCCTTCCCGGGTGACCCACACAGTTGACCTCGATCACGCCAGGCGCCCGTTGTTCATCCTGCTGGACGCCACCTGGACGGAAGCGCGGAAGATTTTTCGCAAGAGCCCGTACTTCGACCGGCTGCCGATCCTGAGCCTGCTGCCCGACCGGTTGTCGCGCTACCGCTTGCGCCGTTCGACCCGCAGCGAGCACCTGTGTACCGCCGAGGTCGCGGCGTTGTGCCTGGAACTGGCAGGAGACAGCGATGCCGCGTCGGCCCTGGACGCTTATTTCGACGTGTTCAGCCAGCACTACCTGGGGGCCAAGCGCCAGCAGGCGGTGAATGTCTCGACCCCGGCCCACGCCGAGTTGCAGCCCTTCATTCGCACTGCACCTGCCGTGTTGGCGCAATAG
- a CDS encoding acetyltransferase — MRQHSVIHTPKSSDYQELTQVWEASVRATHDFLPDSYIELLKNLVLTRYLDAVMLICTRDTRQRITGFAGVAAGKIEMLFIDPQHRGQGLGKQLLHYAMEHLNADELDVNEQNPQALGFYLKQGFEVIGRSERDGMNQPYPLLHMRYKQSDLKARRG; from the coding sequence ATGCGGCAGCATTCGGTCATCCATACACCGAAATCGAGCGATTACCAGGAACTGACCCAGGTATGGGAGGCATCGGTGCGCGCGACCCATGACTTCCTGCCGGACAGCTACATCGAGTTGCTCAAGAACCTGGTGCTCACCCGCTACCTGGACGCGGTGATGCTCATTTGCACCCGGGACACCCGCCAACGGATTACCGGCTTCGCCGGCGTGGCGGCCGGCAAGATCGAAATGCTCTTCATCGACCCGCAACACCGCGGCCAGGGCCTGGGCAAGCAATTGCTGCACTACGCCATGGAACACCTGAACGCCGACGAGCTGGACGTCAACGAGCAGAACCCCCAGGCCCTGGGTTTCTATCTCAAGCAAGGTTTCGAAGTCATCGGCCGCTCGGAACGGGACGGCATGAACCAGCCCTACCCGTTGCTGCACATGCGCTACAAGCAATCCGACCTGAAGGCCCGACGCGGCTAA
- a CDS encoding LysR family transcriptional regulator, protein MRFTLRQLQVFVAVAQQESVSRAAGLLNLSQSAASTSITELERQSSCQLFDRAGKRLSLNALGKQLLPQAVALLDQAKEIEDLLNGKSGFGSLAVGATLTIGNYLATLLIGGFMQRHPESQVKLHVQNTANIVHQVAHYEIDLGLIEGDCNHPDIEVQSWVEDELVVFCAPQHPLAKRGQASMEELTHEAWILREQGSGTRLTFDQAMRHHRSALNIRLELEHTEAIKRAVESGLGIGCISRLALRDAFRRGSLVAVETPDMDLARQFYFIWHKQKYQTSAMREFLELCRAFTAGVQRSDEIVLPAIA, encoded by the coding sequence ATGCGATTTACTCTACGTCAACTTCAAGTCTTCGTCGCCGTCGCCCAGCAAGAGAGCGTGTCTCGCGCTGCGGGCCTGCTCAACCTGTCGCAATCGGCGGCCAGCACTTCCATCACCGAACTGGAGCGGCAATCGAGCTGCCAACTGTTCGACCGTGCCGGCAAGCGCCTGAGCCTCAACGCCCTCGGCAAACAACTGCTGCCCCAAGCCGTAGCGCTGCTGGACCAGGCCAAGGAGATCGAAGACCTGCTCAACGGCAAGTCCGGTTTCGGTTCTTTGGCGGTCGGCGCGACCCTGACCATCGGCAATTACCTGGCGACCCTGCTGATCGGCGGCTTCATGCAGCGTCATCCGGAAAGCCAGGTGAAGCTGCATGTGCAGAACACTGCCAATATCGTGCACCAGGTGGCCCATTATGAAATTGATCTGGGTCTAATCGAAGGCGATTGCAACCACCCGGACATCGAGGTGCAGAGCTGGGTCGAAGATGAACTGGTGGTGTTCTGCGCACCGCAGCACCCCCTGGCCAAACGCGGCCAGGCAAGCATGGAGGAGCTGACCCACGAAGCGTGGATATTGCGCGAACAGGGGTCGGGCACGCGGCTGACCTTCGACCAGGCCATGCGTCATCATCGCAGCGCGCTGAACATTCGCCTGGAACTGGAACACACCGAGGCGATCAAGCGCGCCGTGGAGTCGGGCCTGGGCATCGGCTGCATTTCTCGCCTGGCCCTGCGCGACGCCTTCCGCCGTGGCAGCCTGGTGGCCGTGGAAACCCCGGACATGGACCTGGCAAGGCAGTTCTACTTCATCTGGCACAAGCAGAAGTACCAGACCTCGGCCATGCGTGAATTCCTGGAGCTGTGCCGAGCCTTCACCGCCGGGGTCCAGCGCAGCGACGAGATCGTGCTGCCGGCCATTGCCTGA
- a CDS encoding LuxR family transcriptional regulator, producing the protein MATYEILIADDHPLFRSALRQAVTLGLGPDVRLTEVASIAELEARLTEKADWDLVLLDLNMPGAYGFSGLVLLRGQYPQIPVVMVSAQEEASVMVKAREFGASGFIPKSSSLEMIQKAVKAVLDGDVSWPSQAFEAVSVSEEAKAASEGLASLTPQQFRVLTMVCEGLLNKQIAYELNVSEATIKAHVTAIFRKLNVRTRTQAALLLQQLESISPQA; encoded by the coding sequence ATGGCCACATACGAAATCCTGATTGCCGACGACCACCCGCTCTTTCGCAGCGCGTTGCGTCAGGCAGTGACCCTGGGCCTCGGCCCGGATGTCCGGTTGACGGAGGTGGCCAGTATCGCGGAGCTGGAAGCCCGGCTGACTGAAAAGGCTGACTGGGATCTCGTCCTGCTGGACCTGAACATGCCAGGTGCCTATGGTTTTTCAGGCTTGGTACTGTTGCGCGGCCAATACCCGCAGATTCCCGTGGTGATGGTTTCGGCCCAGGAAGAAGCTTCGGTGATGGTCAAGGCGCGCGAATTCGGAGCCAGTGGGTTCATTCCCAAGTCCAGTTCCCTGGAGATGATCCAGAAGGCCGTGAAGGCGGTGCTCGATGGCGATGTGTCCTGGCCATCGCAGGCATTCGAAGCCGTGAGTGTCTCCGAAGAGGCCAAGGCCGCCAGCGAGGGCCTGGCCAGCCTCACGCCACAGCAGTTCCGGGTATTGACCATGGTGTGCGAGGGGCTGCTGAACAAGCAGATCGCCTATGAGCTGAACGTGTCGGAGGCCACCATCAAGGCCCACGTCACGGCGATCTTTCGCAAGCTGAACGTGCGCACCCGGACCCAGGCGGCCTTGCTTTTGCAACAACTTGAGTCAATTTCGCCGCAGGCTTGA
- a CDS encoding diacylglycerol kinase: MSPFKGQTGLKRILNASGYSLDGLRAAFVGEAAFRQLVLLNVVLIPLSFFLNVSRVEQALLIAVCLLALIVELLNSAVEAAIDRISLELHPLSKNAKDMGSAAQLVALTMIALVWGVILL, from the coding sequence ATGTCACCTTTTAAAGGCCAAACCGGCCTGAAACGCATCCTCAACGCCTCCGGCTATTCCCTGGACGGGCTGCGCGCCGCGTTTGTCGGTGAAGCGGCTTTCCGTCAGTTGGTGCTGCTCAATGTCGTGCTGATCCCGTTGTCGTTCTTCCTGAACGTCAGCCGGGTCGAGCAGGCGCTGTTGATCGCGGTCTGCCTGTTGGCATTGATCGTGGAGCTGCTCAACTCGGCAGTGGAAGCGGCGATCGACCGCATTTCCCTGGAACTGCACCCCTTGTCGAAAAACGCCAAGGACATGGGCAGCGCTGCCCAACTCGTCGCCCTGACGATGATCGCCCTGGTGTGGGGCGTGATCCTGCTTTAA
- a CDS encoding cytochrome D ubiquinol oxidase subunit II, giving the protein MPYKPNDLLSRHFENHGHDLIHKVEEQLNLVSPNSPNLPIYRDMILTVLRMAQEDHNRWNAKITLQALRELEHAFRTLEQFKGRRKVTVFGSARTPIEHPLYGLARELGVALARSDMMVITGAGGGIMAAAHEGAGRDHSLGFNITLPFEQHANPTVEGTPNLLPFHFFFTRKLFFVKEADALVLCPGGFGTLDEALEVLTLVQTGKSPLVPVVLLDMPGGKFWQGALDFIREQLEENRYILPTDMKLMRLVYNAEDAVEEINQFYRNFHSSRWLKHQFVIRMNHKLSEQALQQMQVAFADLCLNDCFHQHDYSDEEHDEARFSHLTRLAFTFNARDHGRLRELVDYINMAENWAEPTQKVQPLTWEPIKAT; this is encoded by the coding sequence ATGCCTTATAAACCGAATGACCTGCTCAGTCGTCATTTTGAAAACCACGGCCACGACCTCATCCACAAGGTTGAAGAACAACTCAACCTGGTCTCACCCAACAGCCCGAACCTTCCCATCTATCGCGACATGATCCTGACCGTACTGCGTATGGCACAGGAAGATCACAACCGCTGGAATGCCAAGATCACCCTCCAGGCACTGCGGGAACTGGAACACGCCTTCCGCACGCTCGAACAGTTCAAGGGACGGCGCAAGGTGACCGTCTTCGGCTCGGCTCGGACGCCGATCGAGCATCCCCTGTACGGCCTGGCCCGGGAACTCGGGGTGGCGCTGGCGCGCTCGGACATGATGGTCATCACCGGTGCCGGCGGCGGCATCATGGCGGCGGCCCATGAAGGCGCAGGACGCGACCACAGCCTGGGGTTCAACATCACCCTGCCATTCGAACAGCACGCCAACCCGACCGTCGAAGGCACGCCGAACCTGCTGCCGTTCCACTTCTTCTTCACCCGCAAACTGTTCTTCGTCAAGGAAGCCGACGCGCTGGTGCTCTGCCCGGGCGGCTTCGGCACGCTGGATGAAGCCCTTGAGGTATTGACGCTGGTGCAGACCGGCAAGAGCCCGCTGGTGCCGGTGGTCCTGCTGGACATGCCGGGCGGCAAGTTCTGGCAAGGCGCCCTGGATTTCATCCGTGAACAACTGGAGGAGAACCGCTACATCCTGCCCACGGACATGAAACTGATGCGCCTGGTGTACAACGCCGAAGACGCCGTGGAGGAGATCAACCAGTTCTATCGCAACTTCCACTCCAGCCGCTGGCTCAAGCACCAGTTCGTGATTCGCATGAACCACAAGCTCAGCGAACAGGCGCTCCAACAGATGCAGGTGGCCTTCGCCGACCTGTGCCTCAATGACTGCTTTCATCAGCATGACTACAGCGACGAAGAACACGATGAGGCTCGCTTCAGCCATCTGACGCGACTGGCCTTTACCTTCAACGCCCGCGATCACGGTCGTTTGAGGGAACTGGTGGACTACATCAACATGGCAGAGAACTGGGCCGAACCCACCCAGAAGGTCCAACCCCTTACATGGGAGCCGATCAAGGCGACTTGA
- a CDS encoding ferredoxin-NADP reductase, with product MSNMNHERVLSVHHWNDTLFSFKCTRDPGLRFENGQFVMIGLQQPNGRPLMRAYSIASPNWEEHLEFFSIKVPDGPLTSQLQHLKEGDEIIISKKPTGTLVLDDLKPGKHLYLLSTGTGLAPFMSVIQDPETYERFEKVILCHGVRYVNEVAYREFITEHLPQNEFFGEALREKLIYYPTVTREPFENEGRLTDLMRSGKLFRDIGLPPINPQDDRAMLCGSPSMLDETSEVLNSFGLTVSPRMREPGDYLIERAFVEK from the coding sequence ATGAGCAACATGAACCACGAGCGTGTCCTCAGTGTTCATCACTGGAACGACACACTGTTCAGCTTCAAGTGCACCCGCGATCCGGGCCTGCGCTTCGAGAACGGTCAGTTCGTGATGATCGGCCTGCAGCAGCCCAACGGCCGCCCGCTTATGCGCGCTTACTCGATCGCCAGCCCGAACTGGGAAGAGCATCTCGAATTCTTCAGCATCAAGGTTCCCGACGGTCCGCTGACTTCCCAGTTGCAGCACCTGAAGGAAGGCGACGAGATCATCATCAGCAAGAAACCCACCGGCACCCTGGTGCTGGACGATCTCAAGCCTGGCAAGCATCTGTACCTGCTCAGCACCGGCACCGGCCTGGCGCCGTTCATGAGCGTCATCCAGGATCCGGAAACCTACGAGCGTTTCGAAAAGGTGATCCTGTGCCACGGCGTTCGCTACGTCAATGAAGTCGCCTACCGCGAATTCATCACCGAGCACTTGCCGCAGAACGAGTTCTTCGGCGAAGCGCTGCGCGAGAAGCTGATCTACTACCCGACCGTGACCCGCGAGCCGTTCGAGAACGAAGGCCGCCTGACCGACCTGATGCGCAGCGGCAAGCTGTTCCGGGACATCGGCCTGCCGCCGATCAACCCGCAGGACGACCGCGCCATGCTGTGCGGCAGCCCGAGCATGCTCGACGAGACCAGCGAAGTGCTCAACAGCTTCGGCCTGACCGTTTCGCCGCGTATGCGCGAGCCGGGTGATTATTTGATCGAGCGGGCGTTTGTAGAGAAGTAA
- a CDS encoding S-adenosylmethionine-dependent methyltransferase RcsF: MTYNVSPIGFVRSCFKEKFAIPRQPQLAPAARGVLELVAPFDLGDAVQGLEQVSHVWLLFLFHQALEDKPRLKVRPPRLGGNKSMGVFATRATHRPNGIGQSVVKLERVEAGRLWISGIDLLDGTPVLDIKPYVPYADIIDCASNGIASAAPELIPVQWADTALLQAHEHATRLGEPLVELIEQCLAQDPRPAYQMPTAEREYGAQFWDLDVRWHYPQAGLIRVLEVVPAKP, from the coding sequence ATGACCTATAACGTCTCCCCCATCGGCTTCGTCCGCTCCTGTTTCAAGGAGAAGTTCGCCATCCCCCGGCAACCGCAGCTGGCCCCCGCCGCACGCGGCGTGCTGGAGCTGGTGGCGCCGTTCGACCTGGGGGATGCGGTGCAGGGCCTGGAGCAGGTCAGCCATGTCTGGCTGCTGTTCCTGTTCCACCAGGCCCTGGAAGACAAGCCGCGATTGAAAGTGCGCCCGCCGCGCCTGGGTGGCAACAAGTCGATGGGCGTGTTCGCCACCCGTGCGACCCATCGCCCCAACGGCATCGGCCAGTCGGTGGTGAAGCTGGAACGGGTAGAAGCCGGGCGCCTGTGGATCTCGGGCATCGACCTGCTGGACGGTACTCCCGTGCTGGACATCAAGCCCTACGTGCCCTATGCCGACATCATCGACTGCGCGTCCAACGGCATCGCCAGTGCGGCGCCTGAATTGATTCCAGTGCAGTGGGCGGACACTGCCCTGCTTCAAGCCCACGAGCACGCCACGCGTCTGGGAGAGCCCCTGGTGGAGCTGATTGAGCAGTGCCTGGCCCAAGACCCGCGCCCGGCGTACCAGATGCCTACCGCCGAACGGGAATATGGCGCGCAATTCTGGGACCTGGACGTTCGTTGGCATTACCCGCAGGCGGGGTTGATTCGGGTGTTGGAAGTGGTTCCGGCGAAACCGTAA